In Phaeobacter inhibens DSM 16374, the following proteins share a genomic window:
- a CDS encoding glutamate-5-semialdehyde dehydrogenase, producing MNETQDIAALMGDIGKRAKQAAAKLATATAERKADALNAAADAVWDARAEILAANAKDLDFGRNKGLSPAMMDRLALDEDRISGIVAGLRAVAAQPDPVGEVLAEWSQPSGLDIQRVRTPLGVIGVIYESRPNVTADAGALCLKSGNAVILRGGSESFYSSQAIHGCLAAGLRAADLPEDAIQLVPTRDRAAVQELLTMTDTVDVIVPRGGKGLVGLVQREARVPVFAHLEGIVHIYLDKDADPQKALEIVLNAKTRRTGICGAAECLLIHRDIAETIGRDVLTALATAGVEIRAEAGLPGPDGMTAATSADWGCEYLDAIIAAKQVDDIDAAIDHIRTHHSQHTDCIITENDSAVAQFFAELDSAILMHNASTQFADGGEFGMGAEIGIATGKMHARGPVGAAQLTSFKYLVRGHGALRS from the coding sequence ATGAATGAGACACAAGACATTGCTGCACTGATGGGTGACATCGGCAAACGTGCAAAGCAAGCCGCCGCAAAACTGGCGACTGCCACTGCTGAACGCAAAGCCGATGCTCTGAATGCCGCCGCGGATGCGGTTTGGGACGCTCGGGCAGAGATATTGGCAGCCAATGCCAAGGATCTCGATTTTGGTCGCAATAAGGGGCTATCGCCCGCCATGATGGACCGGCTGGCGCTGGATGAGGACAGGATTTCCGGTATCGTCGCCGGGTTACGCGCGGTTGCCGCGCAACCTGATCCCGTGGGAGAGGTCTTGGCCGAATGGTCACAACCGTCCGGGTTGGACATTCAGCGTGTGCGCACCCCACTTGGGGTGATCGGCGTGATCTACGAAAGCCGCCCCAATGTGACAGCGGATGCCGGCGCGCTATGCCTCAAATCGGGCAATGCGGTGATCCTTCGGGGCGGATCGGAGAGCTTTTATTCCAGTCAGGCCATTCATGGCTGTTTGGCTGCGGGCCTGCGTGCCGCCGACCTGCCCGAGGACGCCATTCAGCTGGTGCCGACACGTGACCGGGCTGCGGTTCAGGAACTGCTCACCATGACCGATACGGTTGATGTGATTGTTCCGCGTGGCGGTAAGGGGTTGGTCGGTTTGGTCCAGCGCGAGGCGCGGGTGCCGGTCTTTGCACATTTGGAAGGGATCGTTCACATCTACCTCGACAAAGATGCAGATCCGCAAAAGGCGCTGGAGATCGTATTGAACGCGAAAACCCGCCGGACCGGTATCTGTGGGGCTGCGGAATGTTTGTTGATCCACCGCGATATCGCCGAGACAATCGGCCGCGACGTGCTGACTGCGCTGGCGACAGCAGGGGTGGAAATCCGGGCTGAGGCTGGTTTGCCTGGGCCGGATGGCATGACCGCCGCCACAAGCGCAGATTGGGGCTGTGAATATCTGGATGCCATCATCGCAGCCAAACAGGTTGATGATATTGACGCTGCGATTGACCATATCCGTACCCATCATTCGCAGCATACCGATTGCATCATCACCGAGAACGATAGCGCTGTGGCGCAGTTTTTTGCTGAGCTGGATAGCGCGATCCTGATGCACAATGCCTCAACCCAGTTTGCCGATGGTGGTGAATTTGGCATGGGAGCAGAGATCGGCATTGCGACGGGTAAGATGCATGCACGCGGCCCTGTCGGGGCGGCGCAACTCACCAGCTTTAAATATCTGGTGCGTGGCCATGGCGCTCTGCGCAGCTAA
- the proB gene encoding glutamate 5-kinase has product MATLTDAQRIVVKIGSALLVDRTSGALRADWLRALAADVAWLKSMGKDVILVSSGSIALGRRVLGLAAQELPLEQSQAAAAVGQIRLAGAYEEALAPHEITTAQVLVTLEDSADRRRYLNSRATLETLIGLGVVPIVNENDTIATDEIRYGDNDRLAAQVAVTVGADALILLSDVDGFYTANPVLDPTARRYDIIDRITPEIEAMAGDGVSGLSKGGMITKLLAAKMATAAGCAMAITEGSPNNPLKLLENGAPSTWFTAQDDPQVARKRWIAAMKTRGVVAVDEGAARALGSGKSLLPAGIRHIEGDFGRGDPLAILGPDGRKLGQGLSRYTAEEASAIKGCQSTEIEAILGYAGRAAVIHRDDMAL; this is encoded by the coding sequence GTGGCAACCCTGACCGACGCCCAGCGTATCGTTGTTAAAATCGGGTCCGCCCTTTTGGTGGACCGGACAAGCGGTGCATTGCGGGCGGATTGGTTGCGGGCCTTGGCGGCGGATGTCGCCTGGTTGAAATCCATGGGCAAGGATGTGATCCTTGTCTCATCCGGCTCTATCGCGTTGGGCCGTCGGGTGCTGGGGCTGGCGGCACAGGAGCTGCCGTTGGAACAGTCACAGGCAGCGGCGGCCGTCGGTCAAATCCGGCTTGCAGGCGCTTATGAGGAGGCGCTCGCCCCGCATGAGATCACCACCGCACAGGTGCTGGTCACATTGGAAGACAGCGCGGATCGACGTCGCTATCTGAATTCCCGCGCCACATTGGAGACTCTCATTGGCCTTGGCGTTGTGCCCATCGTCAATGAAAACGACACCATCGCCACAGATGAAATCCGCTATGGTGATAACGATCGGCTGGCGGCGCAGGTGGCGGTGACGGTTGGCGCGGATGCGCTTATTCTGCTGTCGGATGTTGATGGGTTCTACACCGCCAACCCTGTGTTGGATCCGACGGCCCGGCGCTATGACATCATTGACCGGATTACGCCCGAGATCGAGGCAATGGCGGGGGACGGTGTCTCAGGCCTTTCCAAAGGTGGTATGATCACCAAATTGCTGGCGGCCAAAATGGCGACGGCGGCGGGCTGCGCTATGGCCATCACCGAAGGTTCGCCCAATAATCCATTGAAGTTGCTTGAAAATGGCGCGCCTTCCACGTGGTTCACCGCGCAGGATGATCCGCAGGTTGCGCGCAAGCGCTGGATCGCGGCAATGAAGACGCGCGGTGTGGTCGCTGTGGATGAAGGCGCAGCACGGGCGCTCGGCTCCGGCAAAAGCCTTTTGCCAGCTGGCATCCGACATATCGAAGGAGACTTTGGCCGCGGTGACCCGCTGGCCATCCTGGGTCCAGACGGGAGAAAACTGGGGCAGGGGCTCAGCCGGTATACGGCTGAAGAGGCTTCTGCCATCAAAGGGTGCCAGTCGACCGAGATCGAGGCAATCCTTGGCTATGCAGGCCGCGCGGCTGTCATCCACCGTGATGATATGGCGCTGTAG
- the obgE gene encoding GTPase ObgE, whose translation MKFLDLAKVYIRSGAGGNGCVSFRREKFMEYGGPDGGDGGRGGSVWVEVTEGLNTLIDFRYQQHFFAKNGQSGMGRQRTGKDGDDIILRVPVGTEIMDEDQETVLADLTEVGERFLLAKGGNGGFGNLHFKSATNQAPRRANSGQDAIERTIWLRLKLIADVGLLGLPNAGKSTFLSATSNARPKIADYPFTTLHPNLGVVGIDGVEFVVADIPGLIAGAHEGRGIGDRFLGHVERCAVLLHLVDGTSETVAEDYQTIINELEAYGGELAEKPRITALNKIDSLDDEERAEAKAALEAAVGGPVFMMSGVSREGLNEVLRSMRTQIDEDRLRQQPQEEQDTWQP comes from the coding sequence ATGAAATTCCTCGATCTGGCCAAAGTCTACATTCGCTCCGGCGCGGGCGGGAACGGCTGCGTCAGCTTTCGCCGTGAAAAGTTTATGGAATATGGCGGTCCCGACGGTGGCGACGGTGGTCGTGGTGGTTCCGTCTGGGTTGAGGTGACCGAGGGGCTGAATACGCTGATTGATTTCCGCTATCAGCAGCACTTCTTTGCCAAGAATGGTCAGTCCGGCATGGGCCGTCAGCGCACCGGCAAGGATGGCGATGACATCATTCTGCGCGTTCCCGTTGGAACCGAGATTATGGATGAAGATCAGGAAACGGTTCTGGCTGACCTCACAGAGGTGGGCGAACGCTTCCTTTTGGCCAAGGGCGGTAACGGCGGCTTTGGTAACCTGCATTTCAAAAGTGCAACAAACCAAGCGCCACGACGTGCCAATTCCGGTCAGGATGCAATTGAACGGACCATCTGGCTTCGCTTGAAGCTGATCGCCGATGTCGGTCTTTTGGGGTTGCCGAACGCGGGCAAGTCGACTTTTCTGTCGGCCACATCCAATGCGCGACCCAAGATCGCTGATTATCCGTTTACCACATTGCACCCAAATCTCGGCGTTGTGGGTATTGACGGGGTTGAATTTGTTGTCGCCGACATTCCCGGTCTGATTGCTGGTGCCCATGAAGGGCGTGGTATTGGGGATCGGTTCCTGGGCCATGTCGAACGCTGTGCGGTCCTGTTGCATCTGGTCGATGGCACCTCAGAGACGGTTGCCGAGGATTACCAGACGATCATCAATGAGCTGGAGGCCTATGGCGGCGAGCTGGCGGAGAAGCCCCGTATCACGGCGCTGAACAAGATCGACTCGCTGGACGACGAGGAACGCGCAGAGGCAAAGGCCGCACTTGAGGCTGCCGTGGGTGGGCCTGTCTTTATGATGTCAGGTGTCAGCCGCGAAGGTCTGAACGAGGTGTTGCGGTCCATGCGGACCCAGATCGACGAAGATCGCCTGCGTCAGCAGCCCCAAGAGGAGCAGGACACGTGGCAACCCTGA
- a CDS encoding GNAT family N-acetyltransferase has protein sequence MSLDHKRTEQPVIDAGRFVLRPLRKSDEGLIAHYVSDERVARMTTAIPHPLPPGAIEAFVARALDEEREEDVWAIDGTADGGEELKGIISLKRLDRDQSEVGYWIAPVFWNNGLASDALRALVETNPQGCNALFASAFQDNPASARVLTHCGFEYLGDAETFSVARDATVPTWTYSRKL, from the coding sequence ATGAGTTTGGATCATAAAAGAACAGAACAGCCCGTGATCGATGCGGGGCGTTTTGTTCTGCGCCCGTTGCGCAAATCTGACGAGGGGCTGATTGCCCACTATGTCAGCGATGAACGCGTTGCCCGTATGACGACCGCTATTCCGCATCCGCTGCCACCCGGCGCGATTGAGGCTTTTGTTGCCCGCGCCCTGGACGAGGAACGCGAAGAAGATGTCTGGGCCATTGATGGCACCGCAGACGGTGGCGAAGAGCTGAAGGGCATTATCAGCCTCAAACGGCTTGATCGCGACCAGAGCGAAGTCGGCTATTGGATTGCCCCGGTGTTTTGGAACAATGGCCTCGCCTCAGACGCGTTGCGCGCTTTGGTCGAAACCAATCCGCAAGGGTGCAACGCGCTCTTTGCCAGCGCGTTTCAGGATAACCCGGCCTCCGCACGTGTGCTGACCCATTGCGGGTTTGAGTATCTTGGCGATGCGGAGACCTTTTCCGTGGCGCGCGATGCAACCGTACCAACATGGACCTACAGCCGAAAACTGTGA
- the rpmA gene encoding 50S ribosomal protein L27, whose translation MAHKKAGGSSRNGRDSAGRRLGVKLYGGQAAISGNIIVRQRGTKFWPGEGVGLGKDHTIFATTDGAVTFHKGLKGRTFISVLPVAEAAE comes from the coding sequence ATGGCACATAAGAAAGCTGGTGGTTCCTCACGTAACGGCCGCGACTCAGCCGGTCGCCGCCTTGGCGTGAAACTCTATGGTGGCCAAGCAGCCATCTCTGGCAACATCATCGTACGTCAGCGCGGCACCAAGTTTTGGCCGGGCGAAGGCGTTGGTCTGGGCAAAGATCACACCATCTTTGCAACCACGGACGGTGCTGTAACCTTCCACAAGGGCCTCAAGGGCCGCACCTTTATTTCGGTTCTGCCAGTGGCGGAGGCCGCTGAATAA
- a CDS encoding 50S ribosomal protein L21 codes for MFAVLKTGGKQYKVQAGDMLRVEKLAADAGETIQFNDVLMLGGDAPVVGAPFVDGAAVQAEVVDQIKGEKVIHFVKRRRKHSSKRTKGHRQKLTLVKITEILASGADKSGVKAASGQGDAPAAKAAPAAKKAAPAASGDNLTELTGVGPAAAKKLEEAGLTSFAQIAALSDADIAAIDAVKVKPEWVEQAKELAKG; via the coding sequence ATGTTTGCGGTCCTCAAAACCGGCGGCAAGCAGTACAAAGTTCAGGCCGGCGATATGCTGCGCGTGGAAAAATTGGCTGCTGATGCTGGCGAAACAATCCAGTTCAACGACGTCCTGATGCTCGGTGGTGATGCACCGGTTGTGGGTGCGCCCTTTGTTGACGGTGCTGCGGTTCAGGCCGAAGTCGTCGATCAGATCAAAGGCGAGAAGGTCATTCACTTTGTGAAGCGCCGTCGTAAGCACTCCTCCAAGCGCACCAAGGGTCACCGTCAGAAGCTGACTCTGGTCAAGATCACCGAGATCCTGGCCTCCGGCGCTGACAAGTCCGGCGTGAAAGCTGCCAGCGGTCAGGGCGATGCGCCTGCTGCCAAAGCCGCTCCGGCTGCAAAAAAGGCTGCGCCTGCTGCCTCCGGTGACAACCTCACCGAGCTGACAGGTGTTGGTCCCGCCGCTGCCAAGAAGCTGGAAGAAGCCGGTCTGACCAGCTTTGCCCAGATCGCGGCCTTGTCGGATGCTGACATTGCTGCTATCGACGCGGTCAAAGTGAAGCCCGAATGGGTTGAGCAGGCCAAAGAATTGGCTAAAGGCTAA
- a CDS encoding DUF2059 domain-containing protein — protein MIQPMSFRTRVMQALFSLVLASLFAISAAQAAERGRVLAFLETTGFDVALDSIALSAEMAPDMLGVDAGDFGVAWGRLSQDVFDRQEMREIALGILEETLEEDALAHAAEFYASPLGARLVQAENASHMVEDDETKQQAGLRIISDLVAEGSERPQLFQRMGQAIDADGTGVKAVQEIQFRFLMAASAAGVIDLQLDADGLRAFMKDQQASTQMALQAANMAANAYTYQAFSDDELQEYIVALEHPLMQRVYELLNAVTFEITANRFEVLAYRLKELEPARDL, from the coding sequence ATGATACAGCCCATGTCGTTCCGAACCCGTGTGATGCAAGCGCTCTTCAGTCTTGTTCTTGCATCGTTATTTGCAATCTCCGCCGCTCAGGCCGCAGAGCGGGGCAGGGTGCTCGCCTTTCTTGAGACCACTGGGTTTGACGTGGCGCTGGACAGTATAGCCCTGTCGGCCGAAATGGCGCCGGATATGCTGGGGGTGGATGCTGGCGACTTCGGTGTCGCCTGGGGGCGGCTGTCGCAGGATGTGTTTGACCGTCAGGAAATGCGCGAGATTGCACTCGGGATTTTGGAGGAAACGCTGGAAGAGGACGCGCTGGCCCATGCCGCTGAGTTCTACGCCAGCCCGCTGGGCGCGCGTCTGGTGCAGGCAGAGAATGCCTCGCATATGGTTGAGGATGATGAGACCAAGCAGCAGGCAGGGCTGCGCATCATCTCTGACTTGGTGGCCGAGGGCAGTGAGCGCCCGCAGCTGTTCCAGCGCATGGGGCAGGCAATCGATGCCGATGGCACAGGTGTGAAGGCGGTGCAGGAAATCCAGTTTCGGTTCCTGATGGCGGCGAGCGCCGCCGGTGTGATCGATCTGCAGCTGGACGCGGACGGGCTGCGCGCCTTTATGAAGGATCAGCAGGCCTCGACCCAGATGGCACTGCAGGCTGCAAATATGGCGGCGAATGCTTATACCTATCAGGCGTTCAGCGATGATGAGCTGCAAGAGTATATCGTGGCGCTGGAGCATCCGCTTATGCAGCGGGTTTATGAGTTGCTCAATGCAGTGACATTCGAAATTACTGCCAATCGTTTTGAGGTGCTGGCCTACCGGCTGAAAGAGCTGGAACCGGCGCGGGATCTCTGA
- a CDS encoding O-linked N-acetylglucosamine transferase family protein, whose translation MRNRNFADAEQVMRSSLAYEGETALSYHYLAEIVASRPGRIGEAITLQETALSLAPSNSVFIAALGSRLKDGGFDRQALETLETALSIDENSPIALPLIMRLRRKFLAWESAAQEQRCLESVKQAGHTPDPLALLTYLDDPQVQLDNARLRAPKPKRAKPTPHDPGAKIRIGYFSSDFYEHPTMHLFRGPLKAHDREKFEFFVYDLLPKDRSEESAFVREFADHYRDVSDLTAEAIANLSVRDKVDIAIDLKGDTFASKQEIFAHGAAPVQVSFLGFPGTTGMDMIDYMIADHATIPEGAERYYSETILRLPNCYQPNSNCRHVPEVRNTRSDYNLPQDKFVFANLNNTYKVGPREFATWMKILKRTPESVLLFYMGKDDLCDVIAQKTEAHGVDPDRIIPCGALPQADHLERIAQVDLCLDCFSYNAHTTASDALWAGVPILTLAGKQFAARVASSILSAAHLPDLSVKSEELFIDKAVSLAKNPDEMMRIKHHLREQRFALPLFDTEAWTRDFENALHQIYHETQSAAGR comes from the coding sequence ATGCGAAACCGTAACTTCGCAGACGCCGAACAGGTGATGCGCAGCTCTCTCGCGTATGAGGGGGAGACTGCGCTCAGCTATCACTATCTGGCTGAAATCGTCGCCTCCCGTCCCGGTCGCATCGGCGAGGCAATCACCCTTCAGGAAACCGCTCTGTCCCTGGCCCCGTCAAATTCGGTTTTTATTGCCGCTCTTGGATCCCGCCTGAAAGATGGCGGGTTTGACAGGCAAGCCCTTGAGACCCTGGAAACCGCTCTATCGATCGATGAGAACAGCCCGATCGCGCTCCCTCTGATCATGAGGCTTCGGCGCAAATTTCTAGCATGGGAGAGTGCGGCGCAAGAACAGCGCTGCCTTGAGAGCGTGAAGCAGGCCGGGCACACCCCGGACCCGCTGGCGTTGCTGACCTATCTTGATGATCCGCAGGTCCAGCTCGACAATGCACGACTACGGGCTCCCAAACCCAAACGGGCCAAACCGACACCCCATGATCCCGGTGCCAAGATCAGAATTGGGTATTTCTCCAGCGATTTCTATGAGCACCCGACGATGCATCTGTTCAGAGGTCCACTGAAGGCGCATGACAGGGAGAAATTCGAATTCTTCGTCTACGATCTGTTGCCAAAAGATCGATCAGAAGAAAGCGCCTTCGTTCGCGAATTCGCAGATCACTACAGGGACGTCTCAGACCTGACGGCTGAGGCGATTGCCAACCTGTCTGTCCGCGACAAGGTTGATATCGCCATCGACCTGAAGGGGGACACGTTCGCCTCAAAACAAGAGATCTTCGCCCATGGTGCAGCCCCGGTCCAAGTCTCGTTTCTTGGGTTTCCAGGTACAACCGGTATGGACATGATAGACTATATGATCGCGGATCATGCCACCATTCCCGAAGGCGCCGAGCGGTATTATAGCGAAACCATCCTCAGACTGCCCAACTGCTATCAGCCCAACAGCAATTGCCGCCACGTCCCCGAGGTCCGCAACACAAGATCTGACTACAACCTGCCGCAGGACAAATTCGTCTTCGCCAATCTGAACAACACCTATAAGGTCGGCCCGCGAGAGTTCGCCACCTGGATGAAAATACTTAAAAGAACTCCGGAGTCGGTGCTGCTCTTTTACATGGGCAAGGATGATCTCTGTGATGTCATCGCTCAAAAGACCGAGGCCCATGGCGTGGATCCGGATCGGATCATCCCCTGCGGTGCGTTACCGCAGGCTGACCACCTTGAGCGGATAGCACAGGTCGACCTGTGCCTGGATTGTTTCAGCTACAATGCCCATACAACCGCGTCCGACGCCCTGTGGGCCGGGGTTCCGATACTGACACTTGCTGGTAAACAGTTCGCAGCCCGCGTAGCCAGCAGCATACTGAGCGCAGCGCATCTGCCAGACCTGTCTGTGAAATCCGAAGAACTCTTCATCGACAAGGCTGTCAGCCTGGCAAAGAACCCAGATGAAATGATGCGGATCAAACACCACCTGAGGGAGCAAAGATTTGCCCTGCCGCTGTTTGACACCGAAGCCTGGACGAGGGATTTCGAGAACGCGCTTCATCAAATCTATCACGAGACCCAGTCCGCAGCTGGACGCTGA
- a CDS encoding cysteine desulfurase — MYDVQKIRADFPILSRQVNGKPLTYLDNGASAQKPQVVIDAITRAYSEEYSNVHRGLHYLSNLATEKYESVRGTISRFLNAGDENTIVMNSGTTEGINTIAYGWAMPQLQAGDEIILSVMEHHANIVPWHFLRERQGVVLKWVETSADGSLDPQTVLDAIGPKTKLIAITQCSNVLGTIVDVKTICREAREQGVAVLVDGSQGAVHMPVDVQDIGCDFYAITGHKLYGPSSSGAIYIRPERMAEMRPFMGGGDMIKEVSRDQVIYNDAPMKFEAGTPGIVQMIGLGVALEYMMDIGMENIAAHETAITTYANERLSGLNWVNIQGQAADKAAIFSFTLEGAAHAHDISTILDKKGVAVRAGQHCAGPLMDHLGVAATCRASFGLYNTKEEVDVLIDALELAHELFG; from the coding sequence ATGTATGACGTCCAAAAAATTCGCGCCGATTTTCCGATCCTGTCCCGCCAGGTGAACGGCAAGCCGCTGACCTATCTGGACAATGGCGCGTCGGCGCAGAAACCTCAGGTGGTGATTGATGCAATTACCCGTGCATATTCAGAGGAATATTCGAACGTTCACAGAGGGTTGCATTATCTTTCTAACCTGGCGACCGAGAAATATGAAAGTGTGCGTGGCACCATCTCCCGTTTTCTGAATGCCGGGGATGAAAACACGATTGTGATGAACTCCGGCACCACCGAAGGCATCAACACCATTGCCTATGGTTGGGCGATGCCGCAGTTGCAAGCCGGGGATGAGATCATCCTGAGCGTGATGGAGCATCATGCCAATATCGTGCCTTGGCATTTCCTGCGTGAGCGTCAGGGGGTGGTGCTGAAGTGGGTTGAGACTTCTGCTGACGGTAGCCTTGATCCGCAGACGGTATTGGATGCGATTGGCCCCAAGACCAAGCTCATCGCAATTACCCAATGTTCCAATGTGTTGGGAACCATTGTAGATGTGAAAACCATCTGCCGTGAAGCGCGTGAACAGGGCGTTGCGGTCTTGGTCGACGGCTCGCAGGGTGCGGTGCATATGCCGGTGGATGTGCAGGATATCGGTTGTGATTTCTATGCCATCACCGGGCACAAACTCTATGGACCGTCCTCGTCTGGCGCGATCTACATTCGGCCCGAGCGCATGGCAGAGATGCGCCCCTTTATGGGCGGCGGCGATATGATTAAGGAAGTCTCCCGTGATCAGGTGATCTATAATGATGCGCCGATGAAGTTTGAGGCTGGAACGCCCGGAATTGTTCAGATGATCGGTCTGGGCGTGGCGCTAGAATACATGATGGACATCGGCATGGAGAATATCGCCGCACATGAGACCGCCATCACGACCTATGCCAACGAGCGACTAAGCGGTTTGAATTGGGTGAATATTCAGGGGCAAGCTGCTGACAAGGCAGCGATTTTCAGCTTTACGCTTGAGGGTGCCGCCCATGCGCATGATATTTCCACTATTCTTGATAAAAAGGGCGTGGCCGTGCGCGCAGGGCAGCATTGTGCGGGGCCGCTGATGGACCACCTTGGCGTAGCCGCCACTTGTCGGGCCTCTTTCGGGTTGTACAACACCAAGGAAGAGGTCGATGTGCTGATCGATGCGCTGGAGTTGGCGCATGAGCTGTTTGGCTGA
- a CDS encoding YIP1 family protein, which produces MIPYQTLASLTFSAPTAAARVLLSVDWPRQALVLALLLTAVLNTLMLEVADAMLPSDGSLLPSMSPLPYAGAVFALHLGITALLTWTGRWIGGQARFVDILAVNVWLNAVQIVLLAAVILLHLVLPLAASLIALVANFVMLAIFLLFIKEAHQFTSVWRAIGSVLMSAILIVFLLSLLLGAHAPALLGLPDHV; this is translated from the coding sequence ATGATACCCTATCAAACACTTGCGAGCCTGACCTTCAGTGCGCCGACTGCGGCGGCGCGGGTGCTTTTGTCGGTTGACTGGCCCCGTCAGGCGCTCGTTTTGGCTTTGTTGCTGACAGCGGTGCTGAACACGTTGATGCTTGAAGTGGCAGATGCGATGCTGCCTAGCGACGGCAGTCTCCTGCCCAGCATGTCCCCGCTGCCCTATGCCGGCGCGGTTTTTGCCCTGCATCTTGGCATCACCGCGCTGCTGACCTGGACGGGTCGGTGGATCGGCGGGCAGGCGCGTTTTGTTGACATACTTGCGGTCAACGTCTGGCTGAACGCGGTGCAGATTGTGCTTTTGGCTGCGGTGATACTGCTGCATCTGGTCCTGCCGTTGGCGGCCTCGCTGATTGCGCTGGTGGCAAATTTCGTCATGCTGGCGATCTTTCTGCTGTTCATCAAAGAAGCACATCAGTTTACATCTGTCTGGCGAGCCATCGGCTCGGTTTTGATGTCGGCGATTTTGATCGTCTTCCTTCTCTCTCTGCTCTTGGGGGCCCATGCCCCGGCACTATTGGGACTTCCCGACCATGTATGA
- a CDS encoding SufB/SufD family protein encodes MALADRKQSETEARLAALTMPEGGCLTEARKAALSRVQTLGLPSRRDEYWKYTRPDTLTAAEAPTAAVFDAGEAPMFSEFDRIKIVFVDGVFDADASDELALEGISIDRIADICAKDIHWAKDLYGVLEARGQTPVARPLAALNTAFAQDGVAIRVTGTPSKPVSLIYRHASEDSDAILHHVIRVESGATATILENGPAASRFNKCMEIDVADGGSLHLVRAQGRDHERRAATHLFARLGTESVFKSFTLTVNGVLTRNEAVIELTGDDAVAHIAGACVGDGDFHHDDTVFITHDAVNCESRQVFKKVLRNGATGVFQGKILVKEGAQKTDGYQISQSLLLDEDSQFLAKPELEIYADDVACSHGSTSGAIDEEGLFYLRSRGVPHAEATDLMTLAFLAEAVEEIEDADIAANVVDRLEGWLARRR; translated from the coding sequence ATGGCGCTTGCTGACAGAAAACAAAGCGAAACAGAGGCGCGTCTGGCCGCGCTCACGATGCCGGAGGGCGGCTGTCTGACAGAGGCGCGCAAAGCTGCGCTGTCCCGCGTTCAGACGCTCGGTCTGCCCAGTCGTCGCGATGAATATTGGAAATACACCCGCCCCGACACGCTGACTGCGGCTGAGGCACCGACGGCCGCCGTTTTTGATGCGGGCGAGGCGCCGATGTTCAGCGAATTTGATCGTATCAAGATCGTGTTCGTGGATGGCGTTTTTGACGCAGATGCCTCAGATGAACTGGCGCTGGAGGGGATCAGCATTGATCGCATTGCGGACATCTGTGCCAAAGATATTCATTGGGCCAAGGACTTGTACGGCGTTCTTGAAGCACGCGGCCAGACACCTGTCGCACGTCCGCTGGCAGCGCTTAATACCGCGTTTGCGCAGGATGGTGTCGCGATCCGCGTCACCGGGACACCTTCGAAACCGGTCAGCCTCATTTATCGTCACGCGTCCGAAGACTCGGATGCGATTCTGCACCACGTGATCCGTGTCGAAAGCGGGGCCACCGCGACCATTCTGGAAAACGGGCCTGCCGCCTCACGGTTCAACAAATGCATGGAAATTGACGTTGCTGACGGTGGCTCCTTGCATCTGGTGCGCGCACAGGGCCGCGACCATGAGCGTCGCGCCGCAACACATCTGTTTGCGCGTCTTGGCACTGAATCTGTGTTCAAATCCTTCACCCTGACCGTGAACGGCGTCCTGACACGGAATGAGGCGGTGATAGAGCTGACCGGCGATGACGCCGTGGCCCATATCGCTGGCGCTTGTGTTGGCGACGGGGATTTCCACCACGACGACACCGTTTTCATAACCCATGACGCTGTGAACTGCGAGAGCCGTCAGGTCTTCAAGAAGGTATTGCGCAACGGCGCCACTGGTGTCTTCCAAGGCAAGATCCTGGTGAAGGAAGGCGCGCAAAAGACTGATGGATATCAGATTTCCCAGTCATTGCTGTTGGACGAGGACAGCCAGTTCCTCGCCAAGCCTGAGCTGGAAATCTACGCCGATGACGTGGCCTGTTCGCATGGTTCCACCTCAGGTGCGATCGACGAAGAAGGGCTGTTTTATCTCCGGTCTCGTGGTGTACCGCATGCCGAAGCGACGGATCTCATGACACTCGCGTTTCTCGCTGAAGCGGTTGAGGAGATCGAAGACGCTGATATCGCGGCAAATGTTGTGGACCGGCTGGAAGGCTGGTTGGCCCGGCGCCGCTGA